A region from the Hypericibacter adhaerens genome encodes:
- the spt gene encoding serine palmitoyltransferase, translating into MGLFDRFASVEQAHTEVKARVDDPFGVRMDRMLSPTEAIIGNRPTILVGTNNYLGLTFDPACIEAAHKALDAYGTGTTGSRIANGSYAPHRELEHELADFYGRRHCMVFTTGYQANLGVISTLAGPQDYLLIDADSHASIYDACRLGTATVVRFKHNDAEDLDKRLRRLADEPGNKVIVTEGIYSMLGDQAPLKEMAEVKRKHGAWMVLDEAHSMGVLGQTGRGLAEEQGVEADMDFIVGTFSKSLGAVGGFCASDHPQFDLMRIVCRPYMFTASLPPSVIASVTEALRQLRKRPELRTQLWDNVATLYDGFQRHGFALGPQKGPVVAIKLPSPDLAVGFWRALLDQGVYVNLALPPATPQGTALLRCSVCAAHSRAQLDKVVAITAEIGRELGVIGQELRAAG; encoded by the coding sequence ATGGGTCTTTTCGATCGTTTCGCCAGCGTCGAGCAGGCACACACCGAGGTCAAGGCCCGGGTCGACGACCCGTTCGGCGTGCGCATGGACCGCATGCTGTCCCCGACCGAGGCGATCATCGGCAACCGCCCGACCATCCTTGTCGGCACCAACAATTACCTCGGCCTGACCTTCGATCCGGCCTGCATCGAAGCCGCCCACAAGGCGCTCGACGCCTACGGGACCGGCACGACCGGCTCGCGGATCGCCAACGGCTCCTACGCCCCCCATCGCGAGCTCGAGCATGAGCTGGCGGATTTCTACGGCCGCCGGCATTGCATGGTGTTCACCACCGGCTACCAGGCCAATCTCGGGGTCATCTCCACGCTCGCGGGGCCCCAGGACTACCTGCTGATCGACGCCGACAGCCACGCCTCGATCTACGACGCCTGCCGCCTCGGCACAGCCACCGTGGTGCGCTTCAAGCACAACGACGCCGAGGATCTCGACAAGCGCCTGCGCCGCCTGGCGGACGAGCCCGGCAACAAGGTCATCGTCACCGAAGGCATCTATTCCATGCTGGGCGACCAGGCCCCGCTCAAGGAGATGGCCGAGGTCAAGCGCAAGCACGGCGCCTGGATGGTGCTGGACGAGGCCCATTCCATGGGCGTGCTGGGCCAGACCGGCCGCGGCCTCGCCGAGGAGCAGGGCGTGGAGGCCGACATGGATTTCATCGTCGGCACCTTCAGCAAGAGCCTCGGCGCCGTCGGCGGCTTCTGCGCCTCGGACCATCCGCAGTTCGATCTGATGCGCATCGTCTGCCGGCCCTACATGTTCACGGCTTCGCTGCCGCCCTCGGTGATCGCCTCGGTGACCGAGGCGCTGCGCCAGCTCCGCAAGCGGCCCGAGCTGCGCACCCAGCTCTGGGACAATGTCGCGACGCTCTATGACGGCTTCCAGCGGCACGGTTTCGCCCTCGGGCCCCAGAAGGGTCCGGTCGTCGCGATCAAGCTGCCGAGTCCCGACCTCGCCGTCGGTTTCTGGCGGGCGCTGCTGGATCAGGGCGTCTATGTGAATCTGGCGCTGCCGCCGGCGACACCGCAGGGCACGGCACTCCTGCGCTGCAGCGTCTGCGCGGCCCATAGCCGGGCGCAGCTCGACAAGGTGGTGGCGATCACCGCCGAGATCGGCCGCGAGCTGGGCGTCATCGGCCAGGAACTGCGCGCCGCCGGCTGA
- a CDS encoding acyl carrier protein yields the protein MGLMEREDVAVFEQVVALLEPFRKAEGAITRETDISQDLKLDSLAVMDLMMELEETFDVTIPLNLVAEIRTVGDLAEAIRRR from the coding sequence ATGGGTTTGATGGAACGCGAAGACGTTGCGGTGTTCGAGCAGGTCGTTGCCCTGCTGGAGCCGTTTCGCAAGGCCGAAGGCGCCATTACCCGGGAAACCGACATCTCCCAGGATCTGAAGCTCGATTCCCTCGCCGTCATGGACCTCATGATGGAGCTGGAGGAGACCTTCGACGTGACGATCCCACTCAACCTCGTGGCTGAGATCCGCACCGTCGGCGACCTCGCCGAAGCCATCCGTCGCCGCTGA
- a CDS encoding fatty acyl-AMP ligase, protein MQPTPSTSRDLPFRPGPFGTFTEGLDYAARGDTGFNFYSARGDLTAVLPYRELRERAVAAAQGLIRAGLPRGARMVLIADTVPDFMVLFAACQYAGLLPVPVALPTGLGGRDSYIATLRRQIQSCGAEAAMAPAELLDYLKEAAAGTSARLVGAAADFLALPGDGAALRPFAPEESCYLQFSSGSTRFPKGIDVPQRALMANAHAIAVDGLGLTPEDRAVSWLPLYHDMGLVGFMLVPLLSQVTVDYLATRDFARRPLMWPSLISRNRGTLSYSPTFGYDLCSRRVSEGRLATPDLDLSSWRTAGIGGDMIQPHVLERFAGAFAACRFDPKAFLPSYGMAEAVLAISFSPRNRGMLTDSVDRGRMADEGRAVPADPKSGDSRRFVLCGRPLAGHVAEIRGEDGEILPDRMIGRIFVKGPSLMAGYYGNPEETARVLSPDGWLDTGDLGYSLEGALVITGRAKDLIIIAGRNIWPQDLEWNVEESLDLRRGDTCAFSIEGPEGQEQVVMLAVARQTETAEREAMRQGAQSLLQRAHGIEAKVVLVAPRVIPQTSSGKIARARAKAAYLAGHYQESGAGAARPR, encoded by the coding sequence ATGCAACCGACCCCCAGCACCAGCCGCGATCTTCCCTTCCGTCCCGGCCCGTTCGGCACCTTCACCGAAGGGCTCGACTATGCGGCCCGCGGCGACACCGGCTTCAACTTCTACTCGGCCCGTGGCGATCTGACGGCGGTCCTGCCCTATCGCGAGCTGCGCGAGCGCGCGGTCGCGGCAGCGCAGGGCCTGATCCGCGCCGGCCTGCCGCGCGGCGCCCGCATGGTGCTGATCGCGGATACGGTTCCCGATTTCATGGTGCTGTTCGCGGCCTGCCAGTATGCCGGCCTGCTGCCGGTGCCGGTGGCCTTGCCGACGGGCCTGGGCGGGCGCGACAGCTACATCGCCACCTTGCGCCGTCAGATCCAGAGCTGCGGCGCCGAGGCGGCGATGGCGCCGGCCGAGCTGCTCGATTATCTCAAGGAAGCCGCCGCCGGCACCAGCGCCAGGCTGGTGGGTGCCGCCGCCGACTTCCTGGCGCTGCCGGGCGACGGTGCGGCGTTGCGTCCGTTCGCGCCGGAAGAGTCCTGCTATCTCCAGTTCTCCTCCGGCAGCACGCGTTTTCCCAAGGGCATCGACGTGCCGCAGCGCGCGCTGATGGCGAACGCGCATGCGATCGCGGTCGATGGGCTGGGCCTGACGCCCGAGGACCGCGCGGTCTCCTGGCTGCCGCTCTACCACGATATGGGGCTGGTCGGTTTCATGCTGGTCCCGCTGCTGTCGCAGGTCACCGTCGACTACCTGGCGACGCGCGATTTCGCGCGCCGGCCGCTGATGTGGCCGAGCCTGATCTCGCGCAACCGCGGCACGCTCTCCTACAGCCCGACCTTCGGCTACGATCTCTGCAGCCGGCGCGTCAGCGAAGGACGGCTGGCGACGCCCGATCTCGATCTTTCCTCCTGGCGGACGGCGGGCATCGGCGGCGACATGATCCAGCCGCATGTACTCGAGCGCTTCGCCGGCGCCTTCGCCGCCTGCCGCTTCGACCCCAAGGCCTTCCTGCCCAGCTACGGCATGGCCGAAGCCGTGCTCGCCATCAGCTTCTCGCCGCGCAACCGCGGCATGCTGACGGACAGCGTCGATCGCGGCCGGATGGCCGACGAAGGACGTGCCGTGCCGGCCGACCCGAAGTCGGGCGACAGCCGCCGCTTCGTGCTTTGCGGCCGCCCGCTCGCGGGGCATGTGGCCGAGATCCGCGGCGAGGATGGCGAAATCCTGCCCGACCGCATGATCGGCCGCATCTTCGTCAAGGGCCCGAGCCTGATGGCCGGCTATTACGGCAATCCCGAGGAAACGGCCCGCGTGCTCTCGCCCGACGGCTGGCTCGATACCGGCGATCTCGGCTACAGCCTCGAGGGCGCGCTCGTGATCACGGGCCGCGCCAAGGATCTGATCATCATCGCCGGCCGCAACATCTGGCCGCAGGACCTCGAATGGAACGTCGAGGAGAGCCTCGACCTCAGGCGCGGCGATACCTGCGCCTTCTCGATCGAGGGTCCCGAAGGCCAGGAGCAGGTCGTCATGCTCGCGGTCGCGCGGCAGACGGAAACGGCGGAGCGTGAAGCCATGCGGCAGGGCGCGCAGAGCCTGCTGCAGCGCGCGCACGGGATCGAGGCCAAGGTCGTGCTGGTGGCGCCGCGCGTCATTCCGCAGACCTCCTCGGGCAAGATCGCCCGCGCGCGTGCCAAGGCCGCCTATCTCGCCGGCCATTACCAGGAGAGCGGCGCCGGCGCCGCTCGACCCCGCTGA
- a CDS encoding alpha-2-macroglobulin family protein yields MNFVRCLALGLALAVPALSAWAQDMSVTMQAAARYEADIQHRYVVEADAEKAQALKIAGESAERAAQRSTAIANYEQAIAYGGADYPTWLALAKLNRDQQSFEQAAGAGWMAYQAADTPDDRAAALDITAGALRAWDQPEEALTAYQMAQSETPDDPSFQDRIAELKDLLGLNLDTVDVERTGDSPRFCLRFTANLLDPKQVHYKDYVSVTPVFEPSFAVSGNQLCIDGGAYGTDYDVTVKAGFPSAERRALMQEQILAVSAGVRDPSLGFDSNTYVLPRSGGRGVPLVSINYESARLELLRINDRNLIRQITDGRFLRVLDGYDRNDVANNLGETVWKGVVELESKPNQRVVTAIPLEQILPATQPGVYLLMASPPEQTEADNWVQQATQWLIVTDIGLTSMSGADGLNLFVRSLQDGEALRKVEVNLLARNNDILATTETDRDGLAHFDTGLLRGEGGREAVAVTASRKDGDFAFLDLTQAAFDLSDRGVGGRLPPGPSDLFLYFDRGVYRPGETVHLMGLLRDEAGKAMAGLPLTLKLIRPDGSESETIALKDAGIGSYQRDIPVSATARTGVWTVNAYLDPAGKPIASASYLVEEVVPARIEAKLTADQPAYLPGAETVPNLDLSVKYLYGALGAGLPVKAEAVVGKASDPFPQYPGYHFDLADETIDPVRTELAGTTTDENGEAQVPLFLDNIPDTAQPLSATVRIEVADVGGRSIAETLELPIRNRPLALGLKPLFPDDTVDRGATASFEAIAVGDDGSRKALDKVSYRLVQEDWDYQWFLRNGYWDYQAVVRDIPGTSGEIAIGADGAAKIGIPVDYGQYRLELYDPQSGAAVSYRFTAGWWARAGSGTTPDTLQVTADKPIYAPGDTAKLFVRPPFAGQVLLAIATDRILETRVVDATPDGVEVKFDVDGKWGAGAYILATAFRPGSSEQARGPGRAIGVAWLGIDSELHNLAVNMTLPEVVRPRQTVQVPISVSGLAGAGEAYVTLAAVDEGVLQLTDFKTPDPLDYFFGKRRLGVEIRDLYGRLIDAGDARRGQIRSGGDAAMSRRAAPPGTTLVALFSGPVKLDADGKATVSLELPDYNGRLRLMAVAWNGEKVGAAEAGLVVRDPLVALISTPRFLAPGDRSTLTLSLQNMEAPAGTYHVAITSDDVFQLGDGAAADRDLAQGEAAVLTVPLLGHTVGTGHITVAIEGPEGFKLDRQLVLGVRPAQLPEVQRVAHQLQPGDSFKLGPDLVAGYLPGTGEVLTSLGSRPDFDLAGVLRGLDRYPYGCIEQTVSRALPLLYAADLERELGLVDDDTGLTRRVQGAIGRVLEMQRWDGSFALWDSYGTTEPWLSSYAMDFLTRARAKGYNVPDFAYKQGLDWLRYHAADHQNDSPSALASRSYAIYVLASANAADPGLVRYMFDRNKQKLPSKLAMMQLGAALALIGDGTRAGEAAKAALDTRRRWGGVDNDYYETDLRDTAALLALSVEAKVPGIDPGPLVEDVAAGVSNDPWLSTQEQGWIVLAGAAIGSSPRFAVALDDGQPQDRTAPLYLRPKLEQISTGLSIANRGDTPVWANTTVFGVPSKSRRAVQDQGFTIERKYFTLAGETTDLSHVAQNDVIVAVVTIRDDGPRASQALLIDLLPAGFELENVRLANARDTDQFSWLPDLSQALYTEYLDDRFITGFESYPGYEYSFAYMIRAVTPGRYRVPATSVEDMYRPTRIGRGEMGEAEIGAAAP; encoded by the coding sequence ATGAATTTCGTTCGTTGCCTTGCGCTCGGCCTCGCGCTCGCGGTGCCGGCTTTGTCCGCCTGGGCTCAGGATATGTCGGTCACGATGCAGGCGGCCGCCCGATACGAAGCGGACATCCAGCATCGCTATGTCGTCGAGGCGGATGCGGAGAAGGCGCAGGCGCTGAAGATCGCCGGCGAGAGCGCCGAGCGCGCGGCGCAACGCAGCACGGCCATCGCCAATTACGAGCAGGCCATCGCCTATGGCGGCGCGGACTATCCGACCTGGCTCGCCCTGGCGAAGCTCAATCGCGACCAGCAATCCTTCGAGCAGGCGGCAGGCGCGGGCTGGATGGCCTATCAGGCGGCCGATACGCCGGACGACCGAGCCGCGGCGCTCGACATCACGGCCGGCGCGCTACGCGCCTGGGACCAGCCGGAGGAAGCGCTGACCGCCTACCAGATGGCGCAGAGCGAAACGCCCGACGACCCGAGCTTCCAGGACCGCATCGCCGAGCTCAAGGACCTGCTGGGTCTCAATCTCGACACGGTCGATGTCGAGCGCACGGGCGACAGCCCGCGTTTCTGCCTGCGCTTCACGGCCAACCTGCTCGATCCGAAGCAGGTCCACTACAAGGATTATGTGAGCGTCACGCCGGTCTTCGAGCCGAGCTTCGCCGTCTCCGGCAACCAGCTCTGCATCGATGGCGGCGCCTACGGCACCGACTATGACGTCACCGTCAAGGCCGGCTTCCCTTCGGCCGAACGCCGGGCCCTGATGCAGGAGCAGATCCTGGCCGTTTCCGCCGGCGTGCGCGATCCGTCCCTGGGATTCGACAGCAACACCTATGTGCTGCCTCGCAGCGGCGGCCGGGGCGTGCCGCTGGTCAGCATCAACTACGAGAGCGCCAGGCTCGAGCTTCTGCGCATCAACGACCGCAACCTGATCCGCCAGATCACCGACGGCCGGTTCTTGCGGGTGCTCGACGGCTACGACCGCAACGACGTCGCCAACAATCTGGGCGAAACGGTCTGGAAAGGCGTGGTGGAGCTCGAATCCAAGCCCAACCAGCGCGTCGTGACCGCCATTCCCCTCGAGCAGATCCTGCCGGCGACGCAGCCGGGCGTCTATCTGCTGATGGCCTCGCCGCCGGAGCAGACCGAGGCCGACAACTGGGTCCAGCAGGCGACGCAATGGCTGATCGTCACCGATATCGGCCTGACCTCGATGAGCGGCGCCGACGGCCTCAATCTCTTCGTGCGGTCGCTACAGGACGGCGAAGCCTTGCGCAAGGTCGAGGTCAACCTGCTCGCGCGCAACAACGACATCCTCGCCACCACCGAGACCGACCGCGACGGGCTGGCGCATTTCGATACCGGCCTGCTGCGCGGCGAGGGCGGCCGGGAAGCCGTGGCCGTGACCGCCTCGCGCAAGGATGGCGACTTCGCCTTCCTCGATCTGACGCAGGCCGCCTTCGATCTGAGCGATCGCGGCGTCGGCGGCCGCCTGCCGCCGGGCCCCAGCGATCTCTTCCTCTATTTCGACCGCGGCGTTTACCGCCCCGGCGAGACCGTGCATCTCATGGGCCTGCTGCGCGACGAAGCGGGCAAGGCGATGGCGGGCCTGCCCCTGACGCTGAAGCTCATCCGGCCCGATGGCAGCGAATCCGAAACGATCGCGCTCAAGGATGCCGGCATCGGCAGCTACCAGCGCGACATCCCGGTCTCGGCCACGGCGCGCACCGGTGTGTGGACCGTCAATGCCTATCTCGATCCCGCGGGCAAGCCGATCGCGAGCGCCAGCTATCTCGTCGAAGAGGTGGTGCCGGCGCGCATCGAGGCCAAACTCACCGCCGACCAGCCGGCCTATCTGCCAGGGGCGGAGACCGTGCCCAATCTCGACCTGTCGGTGAAATATCTGTACGGCGCGCTCGGCGCCGGCCTGCCGGTCAAGGCCGAGGCCGTGGTCGGCAAGGCCTCGGACCCGTTCCCGCAATATCCCGGCTATCATTTCGATCTGGCGGACGAAACGATCGATCCCGTCCGGACGGAGCTGGCCGGCACCACGACCGACGAGAACGGCGAAGCTCAGGTGCCGCTCTTCCTCGACAATATCCCCGATACGGCCCAGCCGCTCTCGGCCACGGTCAGGATCGAGGTCGCCGATGTCGGCGGGCGTTCCATCGCCGAGACGCTCGAGCTGCCGATCCGCAACCGGCCGCTGGCGCTGGGGCTCAAGCCGCTCTTCCCGGACGACACCGTCGACCGGGGCGCCACCGCCTCGTTCGAGGCCATCGCCGTCGGCGACGACGGCAGCCGCAAGGCGCTCGACAAGGTGAGCTATCGCCTCGTGCAGGAGGACTGGGATTATCAGTGGTTCCTGCGCAACGGCTATTGGGACTATCAGGCCGTGGTGCGCGACATTCCCGGCACCAGCGGCGAAATCGCGATCGGCGCCGACGGGGCCGCCAAGATCGGAATTCCGGTCGATTACGGCCAGTATCGCCTGGAGCTCTACGATCCGCAGAGCGGGGCCGCGGTCAGCTATCGCTTCACTGCCGGCTGGTGGGCCCGCGCCGGCTCCGGCACGACGCCCGACACGCTCCAGGTGACGGCCGACAAGCCGATCTATGCGCCCGGCGACACGGCCAAGCTGTTCGTGCGGCCGCCTTTCGCCGGCCAGGTGCTGCTGGCGATTGCGACCGACCGCATCCTCGAGACGCGCGTCGTCGATGCCACGCCCGATGGCGTCGAGGTCAAGTTCGATGTCGACGGAAAGTGGGGCGCCGGCGCCTATATCCTCGCGACCGCCTTCCGGCCGGGCTCCTCGGAACAGGCTCGCGGGCCCGGGCGCGCCATCGGCGTCGCCTGGCTGGGGATCGATTCCGAGCTGCATAACCTGGCCGTGAACATGACGCTGCCCGAGGTGGTCCGCCCGCGCCAGACCGTCCAGGTCCCGATCTCGGTCTCGGGGCTCGCGGGTGCCGGCGAGGCCTATGTCACGCTCGCGGCCGTCGATGAAGGCGTGCTGCAGCTCACCGATTTCAAGACGCCCGATCCTCTCGACTATTTCTTCGGCAAGCGGCGGCTCGGCGTGGAGATCCGCGATCTCTATGGCCGGCTGATCGATGCCGGCGATGCAAGGCGCGGCCAGATCCGCAGCGGCGGCGATGCCGCCATGAGCCGGCGCGCGGCACCGCCCGGCACGACGCTGGTCGCCCTGTTCTCCGGGCCGGTGAAGCTCGATGCCGACGGCAAGGCCACGGTGTCGCTCGAGCTGCCCGACTATAACGGGCGGCTGCGGCTGATGGCCGTCGCCTGGAACGGCGAGAAGGTCGGCGCGGCCGAGGCGGGGCTCGTGGTGCGCGACCCGCTGGTGGCGCTGATCTCGACGCCGCGCTTCCTGGCACCGGGCGACCGTTCGACGCTGACGCTCAGCCTGCAGAACATGGAGGCGCCGGCCGGCACCTATCACGTCGCCATCACCAGCGACGATGTGTTCCAGCTGGGGGACGGCGCCGCCGCCGATCGCGATCTTGCGCAAGGCGAGGCGGCGGTGCTGACGGTGCCGCTGCTGGGCCATACGGTCGGCACCGGCCATATCACGGTCGCGATCGAGGGGCCCGAAGGCTTCAAGCTCGACCGCCAGCTCGTCCTGGGCGTGCGCCCGGCGCAGCTGCCCGAGGTTCAGCGCGTGGCGCATCAGCTCCAGCCCGGCGACAGTTTCAAGCTGGGACCCGATCTGGTCGCGGGCTATCTGCCCGGGACCGGCGAGGTGCTGACCAGCCTCGGCAGCCGGCCGGATTTCGATCTGGCGGGTGTGCTGCGCGGGCTCGACCGCTATCCCTATGGCTGCATCGAGCAGACCGTCAGCCGGGCGCTGCCGCTGCTCTATGCCGCCGATCTGGAACGCGAGCTGGGGCTCGTCGACGACGATACCGGGCTGACGCGGCGGGTGCAGGGCGCCATCGGGCGCGTGCTCGAGATGCAACGCTGGGACGGCAGCTTCGCGCTGTGGGATTCCTACGGCACCACGGAACCCTGGCTCTCTTCCTATGCGATGGATTTCCTGACGCGGGCGCGGGCGAAGGGCTACAACGTGCCCGACTTCGCCTACAAGCAGGGGCTGGACTGGCTGCGCTACCACGCGGCCGACCACCAGAACGACAGCCCCTCGGCGCTCGCCTCGCGCTCCTATGCCATCTATGTGCTGGCGAGCGCCAACGCGGCCGATCCGGGACTGGTGCGCTACATGTTCGACCGCAACAAGCAGAAGCTGCCCAGCAAGCTCGCGATGATGCAGCTGGGCGCCGCGCTGGCCCTGATCGGCGACGGGACCCGCGCCGGCGAGGCGGCGAAGGCGGCGCTCGATACGCGCCGGCGCTGGGGCGGCGTGGACAACGACTACTACGAGACCGACCTGCGCGACACCGCGGCGCTGCTGGCGCTTTCGGTGGAGGCGAAGGTTCCCGGGATCGATCCGGGGCCGCTGGTCGAAGACGTGGCGGCAGGCGTCTCCAACGATCCCTGGCTCAGCACGCAGGAGCAGGGCTGGATCGTGCTGGCCGGGGCCGCGATCGGCAGCAGCCCCCGCTTCGCGGTCGCGCTGGACGACGGGCAGCCTCAGGACCGCACGGCACCGCTCTATCTGCGGCCCAAGCTCGAGCAGATCTCGACGGGCCTCAGCATTGCCAATCGCGGCGATACGCCGGTCTGGGCCAACACCACGGTCTTCGGCGTTCCCAGCAAGTCGCGCAGGGCGGTCCAGGATCAGGGTTTCACCATCGAGCGGAAATATTTCACGCTCGCGGGCGAAACCACCGATCTTTCCCATGTCGCGCAGAACGACGTGATCGTGGCGGTGGTCACGATCCGCGATGACGGCCCGCGCGCCAGCCAGGCGCTCCTGATCGACCTCTTGCCGGCCGGGTTCGAGCTGGAGAATGTCCGCTTGGCCAATGCCCGAGACACCGATCAGTTCTCCTGGCTGCCCGATCTCTCCCAGGCGCTCTATACCGAGTATCTCGACGACCGCTTCATCACCGGCTTCGAGAGCTATCCCGGCTACGAGTACAGCTTCGCCTACATGATCCGCGCGGTGACGCCGGGCCGCTACCGCGTGCCGGCCACCTCCGTCGAGGACATGTATCGGCCGACCCGCATCGGGCGCGGCGAGATGGGCGAGGCGGAGATCGGGGCGGCTGCGCCGTAA
- a CDS encoding NAD-dependent epimerase/dehydratase family protein has translation MASALDGMGWRLRLLIRRQPPRLLLANQSPEVVIGDLGDNEALGRLVEGADAVLHVAGVVKALDREGFMRGNAEPTGRLAAIAARQATPPHFVLMSSLAAREPALSPYCASKRAGEDALKAAAGAMAWTILRPTAVYGPGDRELLPFFKTVKRGFAPRPPGAIQRLSLIHVEDLGRFAAASAGLAAAKGQTWELDDGAADGHGWAELTAAAAAALGTHPKTVTIPKLLLKATAQANALKAAWTGKPQMLVPHKLPEMLHADWLCHHRPPASLGTKWEPKWAIGPGFADTVRWYRREGWL, from the coding sequence GTGGCCTCGGCTTTGGACGGAATGGGCTGGCGGCTGCGCCTCTTGATCCGCCGCCAGCCGCCGCGCCTGCTGCTGGCAAACCAGTCGCCCGAGGTGGTGATCGGCGATCTCGGCGATAACGAGGCCCTCGGCCGGCTGGTCGAAGGCGCGGACGCGGTCCTGCATGTCGCCGGCGTGGTGAAAGCCCTCGACCGCGAGGGCTTCATGCGCGGCAATGCCGAGCCGACCGGCCGTCTCGCCGCGATCGCCGCGCGCCAGGCCACGCCGCCGCATTTCGTCCTGATGTCGTCGCTTGCGGCACGCGAGCCGGCGCTCTCGCCCTACTGCGCCAGCAAACGGGCCGGCGAAGACGCGCTGAAGGCGGCGGCGGGCGCCATGGCCTGGACCATCCTTCGTCCCACGGCGGTCTATGGGCCGGGGGACCGGGAGCTGCTGCCCTTCTTCAAGACCGTCAAGCGGGGCTTCGCCCCCCGGCCGCCGGGCGCCATCCAGCGCCTGTCGCTGATCCATGTCGAGGATCTGGGGCGGTTTGCCGCAGCCTCCGCAGGCCTGGCCGCGGCGAAAGGGCAGACCTGGGAGCTCGATGACGGTGCGGCCGATGGCCACGGTTGGGCGGAGCTGACGGCCGCCGCCGCGGCGGCGCTCGGGACCCATCCGAAAACGGTGACCATCCCCAAGCTGCTCCTGAAGGCGACCGCCCAGGCGAACGCGCTCAAGGCCGCCTGGACCGGGAAGCCGCAGATGCTGGTGCCGCACAAGCTGCCCGAGATGCTCCATGCGGATTGGCTGTGCCACCACCGCCCGCCGGCAAGCCTTGGAACGAAATGGGAACCGAAATGGGCAATCGGCCCCGGCTTTGCCGATACCGTGCGCTGGTACCGCCGGGAGGGCTGGCTGTAA
- a CDS encoding Gfo/Idh/MocA family protein has translation MLSVGLIGYGHWGPNLLRNLVAHPAFHVAAVADPSAARRLASREAGHDGALYEDGAALIRDHACLDAVVIASPVSTHYDLARATLERGAHVLVEKPLCTRSSEGEALVALARRQNRVLMVDHTLLFTGPGDAIRQLVRQGRLGRITYCEGQRLNLGLFQPDVNVLWDLAPHDLSLLTELQDELPVRVDAVGQCHVNPGVPDIVHASLRFASGWTAHFHWSWMSPEKVRRLVIGGSDRMLVWDDLASDGRLKLYDRGIAVPGSAKAGTMIRPAYRTGGWEALPMAEGEALARLVDHFAAVIESNADSVADGARGLRVVKLLEQIQFALDRSAATTKKPS, from the coding sequence ATGCTCTCGGTCGGGTTGATCGGCTATGGCCACTGGGGGCCGAATCTGCTGCGCAATCTGGTCGCCCATCCCGCCTTCCATGTCGCCGCCGTCGCGGATCCCAGCGCTGCGCGACGCCTGGCCTCGCGCGAGGCGGGACATGACGGCGCGCTTTATGAGGACGGCGCCGCGCTGATCCGGGATCATGCGTGCCTCGATGCCGTGGTGATCGCAAGCCCGGTCTCCACGCATTACGACCTCGCGCGCGCCACCCTGGAGCGCGGGGCCCATGTGCTGGTGGAGAAGCCGCTCTGCACCCGGTCCTCGGAAGGCGAGGCGCTGGTAGCCCTGGCCCGGCGCCAGAACCGCGTGCTGATGGTCGACCATACTTTGCTCTTCACCGGCCCCGGCGATGCGATCCGCCAGCTCGTGCGGCAAGGGCGCTTGGGGCGGATCACCTATTGCGAGGGGCAGCGCCTCAATCTCGGCCTGTTCCAGCCGGACGTGAACGTGCTGTGGGACCTGGCGCCGCACGATCTCTCGCTGCTGACCGAGCTGCAGGACGAGCTGCCGGTCCGGGTCGATGCCGTCGGGCAATGTCATGTCAATCCCGGCGTTCCCGACATCGTGCATGCCTCGCTGCGGTTCGCGTCGGGCTGGACGGCACATTTCCACTGGAGCTGGATGTCGCCCGAGAAGGTGCGCCGCCTCGTGATCGGCGGCAGCGACCGGATGCTGGTCTGGGACGATCTCGCGAGCGATGGCCGGCTCAAGCTCTATGACCGCGGCATCGCTGTTCCCGGATCGGCGAAGGCGGGCACGATGATACGGCCGGCCTATCGCACCGGCGGATGGGAGGCGCTCCCGATGGCGGAGGGCGAAGCGCTCGCGCGGCTCGTCGATCACTTCGCCGCGGTGATCGAAAGCAATGCCGATTCGGTTGCCGATGGCGCGCGCGGCTTGCGCGTGGTGAAGCTCCTGGAGCAGATTCAATTCGCTCTCGACAGAAGCGCTGCGACAACCAAGAAACCATCATAA